In a genomic window of Narcine bancroftii isolate sNarBan1 chromosome 7, sNarBan1.hap1, whole genome shotgun sequence:
- the chodl gene encoding chondrolectin, translating into MLPSQALASAMLVLNEILSGILCSSSTRVLSGQTICYGGSEHSCYKIAYFQDLSRRIGFEEASQACQMDKGSLLSIRTASEQKLIETLLQGLTKSGSGLSDGDFWIGLRRNREGQTHNAISHCPDLYEWTDGSPAKFRNWYADEPSCGSEACVVMYHQLSAQPGLGGPYLYQWNDDRCNMKHNFICKYTAGNTLTNELVDHSELGSVSENISTRPEVKVPAPDNSGDIEPVVVTESTGIMPNVVYVIIPTIPLLLLLVVAMATCCVQMLSRNYMSKDRLKTSPNESTLWISPPPKNENQADV; encoded by the exons ATGCTCCCTTCCCAGGCGCTGGCCAGCGCGATGTTGGTGCTGAATGAGATTTTGAGCGGAATTCTCTGCAGCTCCAGCACTCGGGTCTTGAGCG GTCAGACTATCTGCTATGGAGGCTCAGAGCATTCGTGCTACAAGATTGCCTACTTCCAGGACCTGAGCAGACGCATCGGCTTCGAGGAGGCGAGTCAGGCTTGCCAGATGGATAAGGGATCCCTCCTCAGTATCAGGACGGCCTCTGAGCAGAAACTAATCGAGACCCTCTTGCAGGGCTTGACCAAGTCGGGCTCTGGTCTCTCCGATGGAGATTTCTGGATTGGCCTGAGGCGCAACAGGGAAGGGCAAACTCACAATGCCATCAGCCATTGTCCTGACCTCTATGAGTGGACAGATGGAAGTCCAGCAAAGTTcag GAATTGGTATGCTGATGAGCCATCCTGTGGCAGTGAGGCATGCGTGGTGATGTACCACCAGTTGAGCGCTCAGCCCGGTCTGGGGGGACCATATCTCTACCAGTGGAATGACGACAGATGCAACATGAAACACAACTTCATCTGCAAGTACACAGCAG GAAATACCTTGACAAATGAATTAGTGGACCACTCAGAATTGGGCTCTG TTTCAGAAAACATCTCCACGCGGCCAGAAGTCAAAGTTCCTGCTCCCGATAACTCGGGTGATATCGAACCTGTGGTTGTGACAGAGTCAACAG gGATAATGCCAAATGTGGTGTATGTCATAATTCCCACAATCCCTCTGCTGTTGCTCCTGGTTGTTGCCATGGCAACCTGCTGTGTCCAGATGCTGAGCCGGAATTATATGAG CAAAGACCGATTGAAGACCAGCCCCAACGAGTCAACTCTCTGGATATCCCCACCTCCTAAGAATGAGAACCAGGCGGATGTTTAG